The Candidatus Nanopelagicales bacterium sequence TTATCTGAGCCACGATCATGATCCCGATCCCCGTGAGCAGCGTCACCCGTCGGCCGATCTTGTCGATGAAGCTCATCGACAAGATGACGGCTACCAGTGCGATTACCTGCACCAAGGCCGCCATGAGCAGGCTCTGCTCGTTGGACTTGATACCCATGGCCTTGAATATCTGCGGCCCGTAGGTCACCGTCGCGTTGATGCCCGTGATCTGGATGAAGAATCCGAGAACGACTACGAACATGGTTGCTCGCAGGTACGGCTTGCGGAGCATTTCGCCGAGCGCTCCGCCGGTCTGCTCCGCGATCGTGGCTTCCATCTCCGCGATCTGCGGCTCGGGGTCGATGTTCGGGTCGAGGTGTCTGAGCGACGCCAAGGCCTCTTCCCTGCGGCCCTTCATCATGAGCCAGTTCGCCGTCTCTGGGACTGTGAACAGGATTGGGATCAGCAGAAACGCGGGCAGGGCCGCCAGGCCGAGCATCAACCGCCAGTTGATGTCGTCGGACAGAGGGGCAAGCCACAGGGACCCCAGCAAACCCAGGATGATGCCGGAGACGCATGTGACTTGATACATGACCAGCGTCGCGCCGCGGATTCGCGCCGGGACGGATTCGGCGATGAATACTGGCGCCGCGATCAGCGATATCCCGATGGTGACTCCCAGGAAGAATCGAGAAATCTCAAGATCGACAGCGCTCACCGATAGTCCACTTGTGAGGCAGAAGACCATGTATCCGGCTGCGACGAGGATCATCGTCTTCTTCCGGCCGAGCGCGTTGGTTACGAAGCCTCCGAGCACACATCCGATGATCTCTCCCCAGACGATCATCGCTGTCACAAGCTCGACTTGCTCGGTGTTGAGATCAAGATCGACTTCGAAGAATATCTGCGCTCCGCCGATGTTGCCGTTGTCGTACCCGTAGATGATCCCGAGAGTGGCAGCGGTCAGGGCCACGATCTTGACCGATGACTTGGGTTCCTTCTTGTGTTCGGTCTCCGTCGCGGACATGGTGCGCCGCCCTTCTCTAAGATCAGTTGACGTTGGATCTAACCCATTACTCGACATGCTGACGATCTTGGTCGCGTTTGTCTCGCCGAAAGCTCACTTTGTCCACAAAGGTCGGCTTGGCTGGATACCTTGAAGTTGATGGCCCCGCTGAGGAGGTCCCGGATGGCTGGCGAGTTCCGTGGTCCTGAGATCCTCGATGTTCCGATCGGCCTGCAGGTTTCTGGCGAGCGGGCTGAATCGGACAGTTTGGGCACCGTCAAGGTCCCGGCGGACCGCTACTGGGGGGCGCAGACCCAGCGGAGCCTTGAGCATTTCGATATTGGGGACGACAGGATGCCCAAGGAGGTGTACCACGCCTATGGGTACATCAAGCGAGCTGCCGCCAAAGTCAACGCGCGGACGGGCAGGCTCCCGGAATGGATGGGGGAGCTCATCGAGCGTGTAGGTGATGAGGTCGCGGCGGGGGCACTGGATGACCACTTTCCGCTGTACGTGTGGCAAACCGGGTCAGGCACGCAGTCCAACATGAATGTCAACGAGGTGATCTCGAACCGTTGCATTCAGCTTGTGGGAGGCGCCTTGGGCTCCAAGGAGCCTGTTCATCCAAACGATCACGTGAACATGGGGCAGTCCAGTAACGACACCTTCCCCACCGCGATGCATCTCGCGGCGTACTCCCTGGCGTCGCGGAAGACGATCCCGTCCCTGGAGCAGCTCCGGGATGCCCTGGCGTTCAAATCACGGCAGTGGTCCGATGTAGTCAAGATCGGGCGCACCCATCTGCAGGACGCCACTCCGCTGACAGTGGGACAGGAGTGGTCCGGATACGCCAGCGCTCTGGACGACAGCATCTCCCACCTTCGCGCGGCCACCGAAGGGCTGCTCGAAGTCGCCATGGGAGGAACCGCCGTCGGCACCGGCCTCAACGCGCCAGAGGGGTTCGCCGAGGACGTGGCGGTCGAGCTCGCCAGGCTTACTGGGTTCGCGGTCCGGACCGCGGCTAATAAGTTCGCGGCGCAGGCGACCCTGGACTCGATGGTTCGCGCTCATGGAGCTCTGAAGGACGTCGCGGTAACGCTGTTTAAGATCGCGAACGACCTTCGCTGGCTCGGCTCTGGTCCGCGTGCTGGTTTGATGGAGTTGAAGCTGCCCGCGAACGAACCGGGCTCCTCGATAATGCCGGGCAAGGTCAACCCAACTCAAGCCGAAGCGATGATGATGGTCTGCATAGACGTGATCAGCTCCGATGTCGCCGTATCAATGGCTGGGGCCGAGGGCAACTTCGAGCTCAACGTGTTCCGGCCGGTGGTGATCAGCCACTACCTGCACTCAGCCCGCATCCTGGCGGACGCGTGTGACCACCTGCGCAGGTTCATGGTCGAGGGGACGGAACTAAACCTCGCGCGTGTGGAGGAGAACGTCGACAACTCGGTGATGATGGTGACTGCCCTCGCCCCCGTGATCGGGTACGACGCCGCTGCCCGCATCGCCCACCGCGCGGTCGAAGAAGGGCTGGGTCTGCGGGAGGCCGCGCTGTCTTGCGGAGTGCCCGAGGAGTTGTACGACCGTGTCGTGATCCCGGTGAACCTGACGCGCGACACTAGCTCGTAACGATCCTGGCCCTGGGCAGATACTCCTCAAGTCGTGCGACCCGGAAGCCTTGCCTGTCGATCTCATTCAGCGCCCGCCTAATCGCGCCAGTGACTCCCGGGTTGAAGTGGGCCAGGATGATGTCGCCGCTGCGCAATCTGTTGCCAACCTGGTAGTTCAGCCCACTGGTCAAAGTGGCAGACCACATGACGACGTACTTGATTCCGCACGTGGCAGCGGCCCGCATAGTCGTAGTGCCGTGCTCGCCGTAGGGCGGGCGCATCATCCACGGGTCGGCGGTGGTGTGCCGGCGAATGGCACGGTTGGCGTTGCATATCTGTTTCTCCTGCTGACCGAGCGATAGCCTCGCAAGCCACGGGTGGGAGATTGTGTGATTCTGAATTGACTGCTGTCGGCCGAATCGCCGCCAGTAGGCCCAGCCGTTGCGGGCGGCGTGGACCGACAGGAACGCTGTCGCTGGCACATCGCGGCGACGCAACAAGCGCAGCAGTGCCGGGTCCCGCAGGTAGCCGTCGTCGATGGTCAAGAACACGACCCGTTGCCGTGTCTTGACGCTCGACACCAGACGGGACCTGGCCGATCGGGCCACGGTCGGTTGGGCGGGCCTCGTGCGTCCGGACGTTCCGGCGCCTATCGCTGATCCGGCTGTCATCGCGTCCGGTGCGCCGGTGGCTGGCGGTGCGAGAGTAGTGACCAGCGCTGTGCTCGCCAGAGCAGCGGGGAGGACAGCTGCTGCCAGACCCGTGATGCGCACTTCGGTCGCCTCCTAGCGATGGAAACGATTCCAATTGTCACACCTGCTGAGCGTCAAGTGTCGGATTCGTCGGTGCACGATTCGTCGCGTCGGCGCGTGAGCGCATGGTCACAAGTTCGAATTGCGCGTGCGCTGGCAGTGATGACGGCCTACCGTTGAGTTATGCGCTTCAAACTGGGACTTGTGGCCTGCGTCGCGGCTGGCAGCATGATGCTCGCGCCCGCTGCCATGGCGGCAGGCGCGCTCCCTCATGCCAGGGGGAGCGGCCCAGAGGCGATGGCGACGCTTTCGTTATCCGCCTCCCGCTCAGAGGTCGGGTACGGCTCATCCGTGCGCCTTTCCGGCTCATCCTCAGACGCTGGCGCTGGCCGTGAAGTGATCATCGAGTCGTCCGGCGGCGGCTGGCAGGAAGTGACTACGGCGCTCACGAAGTCCTCAGGGTCCTGGTCGGCGTCCATCACGCCAGAGGTTAACTCCACGATTCGCGCGAGGATGGCTGACGACTCAGCTACGAGCGACTCCTTGAGCATCGACGTGACTCCAGTCATACAGGTGAGCGGCACACCGAAGGGCCGCGCACTCGTGGGCGTGAAGCTCACGGCCCGAGTTTCGCCTTCCAGCTACCGTGGATCAGTATCCTTCGCGGTGAAGAAGAGCGGCGGGGCGCTCGGGTCCGAGCGGACCAGAGCGTCCGGCGGGCAACTAACGGCGTCATTGCCGACGCCTCGCCTGGGGAAGCTGAATGTCGTGGCCAGGTTGTCGGCTGCCAACGGGCTGTCGGGGACGACGACTCGGTTCCAGATCAAGTCGACAGCCCGCAAGCTGGGGCGAGGACATAAGGGGAAGGACATCACCGCCCTGACCAGGAAGCTGGACGCCCTGGGTTTCCACACGCCACCGGTTGGGCGGCGGTACACGGCCGCGGTCGGTGACGCGGTTCTGGCGTTCAAGAAGGCTAGGGGGCTTGCCAGGACTTCCAAGATGACCAAGCGCGTTTGGCGAAAGCTCCTCGCGGCCAAGCCGATCAAGCCGCGCTACCGATCGCCGTCCCTGCACATTGAAGTGGACAAGGGCAAGCAGCTGTTGATGGTTGTCCGCGAGGGTCGGGTCATCGGAGCGCTGCACACGTCGACCGGGGCCACTGGCAACACTCCGGTTGGCCGTCACCGCATCATCCAACGAGGCGGGTCGTACCTGTACAGGTTCATGGCCTTCAAGGGGAACTTCGGGATTCACGGCTACGTTCCTGTGCCGCCATACCCGGCGAGCCACGGGTGCGTTCGCCTGCCGATGTGGGCAGCGGACTGGGTCTGGGACCGTGTCGACTACGGAACGTCAGTGATCGTCTACGAGTGACCGCAGCGGTTGCCGAGCGTGCGCTGGTTCCGTACCGTCATCGGAGTGAACGTGCCGAGGATAGGGATCCAAACACACGACCCACATCAGATCTTCCTGCGCAGAGCGCTCCGCCTAGCGGTCGCCTTCCCCTTGACTATGTTCATCGTCTGGCTCGTCTTCGGGATGTCCGAGGGGTCGGTGCTCTACGGAGCCTTCGCGTGCTTCTCGACCACGACGATGCTGGATCTCGGTGGTCGGATGAGGGCGCGAGTGGCGGCCTACGCGGGCACGCTGGTCGCTTGTTGCGTGGCGATAGTGCTGGCCACCGCTGTCGGCTTCAGCATCTGGGCCGCAGTCGTTGGAACCTTCGTGTGGGGGGCTCTGGCCACCTACGCGGGCCTGCTGCGGGGTTACGTCGCTTCTGCCGTGCCATTGGCGCTGGTCCCGTGGTTCCTGGCGATCTCGACACTGGACAACTTGCCGAACCTCGACGAGAACCTGGTGAGCTGGATAGTCGGCTACCTCATCGCTTCGTCATTCGCGCTGCTGTTGTGGCCTGTCCGCCTGCAGGACAAGGTCCGGGCCGCACTTTCGGAAGTGCTCGCGGCTGTGGCCGAGTACGTGGAGGTCAGGTGGGTTGACCGGGCCGATGACCTGACCGACGCGACGGCAAGGCTGGGTGCCGCTGACGCCGCGCTCGATCGACGGATCAAGGGAGTACTCATCCGGCCCGGTGGTGCGACACGCCACGAAAGACACCGGATGCAGCTCGTGGGCGTCGTCAAGGAGCTGACCCTCCTGGTTCAGAGGTACCCAGATCGCGACGAGTCTCTGGCCAGCCCGGACATGGACCTGGCGCAGGCCTGTGCCCGCAGCCTGCGCGACTCAGCGCTGTGCGTACTCACAACGCACGGTGCGCATGTCAGGCCCGACGTCATTGCTCTGAATCAGGAGCGTGAGCGGCACTGGGAACGAGCGATCCAATGGATGCGGGAGGAGCTGACACCCGATACCGCCGAATCGGTCGTGCGCCGGGCCAATAACCTCAAGACGCTAAGGGCGACCTCGGGATACTGCGTGCTCGCGGCCTCCCACGCCAGGGGGTCCGTTGGCGACGACCCGAGGTTCATCGGGATGGGCACGCTGGATGGCAAGCCGTTCAACGTCGCCCCGCCCACGCCAACAGTGGGCGCCGCATTCCGCAGCAACCTTGACCCGCGCTCGGTGTGGTTCCAGAACAGCGTTCGGGCGGGCTCGGCATTCGCGTTGGCGGTCTTGGTGATATTGGTCACGGGCGTCGAGCACGGATTCTGGGTGGCACTAGGTGTCCTCGTTGCTTTGCGCTTCGATGCCAGTGGATCCATGCGGACGGTGCGGCAAGTGCTGGTGGGCACCCTCGTTGGGTTCGTTGTCGGCAGCATCCTCATTGCCGTAGCGCAAGATTCGCCATCGGCGATGTGGTGGCTCCTCGCCCTGAGCGTGGCGCTGGCGACCTACACCCCAGGAGCAACCACGCTGATGCTGGGCCAGGCCAGCTTCACCGTGTTCCTCATCGTGCTGTTCGGCCTACTCGCGCCTGACGAGTTTGAGACGGCCACCGATCGTGTCATTGACGTGGCGCTGGCCTGCTCGGTGACGTTCATCGTGAGCGCTCTGATGTGGCCTGGCGGAGCCGCGTCGCTGGTGCGCAGTTCGATGCGCACGTCCGCGAACGCCGCCGGGGAGTACCTGCGTGCCGCCTATCACCGGCTAGCGGTGGGTGGACAGGCTGATGCTGACGTCGATTCGGCGGCCAGGGAGGCTGGCGATGAGTACTTACGCGCCACCGAGAACTTCGACCTGGCCACCGCGTCTCGCGTTCCCGGAGGCATGCCGCCTGGGCTGTGGGTGCGCGCCTCCAACGGTGTTGCCGGAATGCTGATCGGCTCGCAGAAGGTGACGTACTACGGGCAGGTGCTGCACCCGGGGCATCTCTGCCCCGACGCGGCGGCGGCTCTTGACGAGCAGGCCGGTCTCGAAGCTAAGGCTTTCGTCACTAGTGTCCACCGCGCGTGCGGACTCACTGCGGATGGATCGATGCCCAGGATGTCCGACGAGCGCGTGCTCGATCCGCTGTCACGGTGCCTGGCGAGGACTGTGTCTGAACCGGGCAGCCGGTTGACGCGGCAGCAGGCGGCGCGGGCTCTGACGATGATCTTCGCGCTGGGGACGTTGGATCAGCTCGACGCTTCTAGGGCGGAGATCGCCGCATGGACGCCAGAGCACGAGAAGGTCTAGCCGATCTTCTTGTGCGGCAGGGTTGCTGACGCTGCGGCGGCTTCCTCGGCGGATGCCGCTGTCGTCGTTGAGGCCGACGTTGTTGCGGAAGGCCGACGTAGTTGCGGAAGGCCGACGTAGTACTGGGAGTTGACCGCAAGATTTTCGGTCGTCCTCAACAACGTCCGCCAACAGGTTGTCAGCGACGCACTTGGGCGCAACGACCAGCCCTAACGCGCTGAGCGTTAGGTACGCGAGGAGTCGACCGCAGCCGCGACCTTTTCGCGGCTGCCAGCGACCACCAGGTACTCGACATTGCGCAAGTGGCTCACGCGCCCTACCTTGCGCCCGTTGGGGTCGTGAATGCCGATTTGGGCCCCGACGTAGCGCTTGGAGTCGAAGCGCAGAAGCGTAGCCGCCTCGCGGCCCTCGCCGCACCATTGTAGGAGTTCATCGGCGGTCACCCAGGCCTCGTTGTTGTAGGACACGATCAGCGTCTCGGCGGCGGCGGCGCCAATGGCGGCGCGCAGCGCACCGGGCATCGTCCGTTTCGAGTTGAAGTCGCTACGGGTCTCGGCTTCGCGCGCGTCGACTCGCTTGCACGCGACGCCGTAGTGTGCCGGCGCGTCCCATCGGACCAGCGTTTCCCACACGTGGTAGTTGGTGAAGTAGCGGTGCTGGTTGTAGGGCGGATCGAGATACGCCAGGTCGACGCGACCAAGTTGGGGGGTGACCTGGAGGGCGTCACCCATGACTGCGGCCCCTGGTCCGGACAGCAGCTCAGGGCAGCTTATGTGAAGGTCCTTGTACGATCTTTGCGCCCAACTCTTCAAGTACGCCATCTGCAGTCCGGTCGTGGAGTCAGCGCGGTCGGCGGCCAGCATCAGGGCAGTGAGCAGGATCGGGTACAGGGCGGTTCCCGCGTAGTCGAGTTCGATCCTGTCGCGGATGGCGTCGACGCGAGCACCGTTGTGCGGCTGGAAGTAGCGGCTTCGTACGCAGAAGGTCTCAGTGAAGTAGCCGGGCTGGCCGGGTAACCGATTGAGCTCATCGATAGCGTCCGAGAGGTGGTCTTTGTCGACCTCAGTCGCGTCTGAGGCGATGTAGGTGTCGGCAAGCACTTTCGCGTAGCTCGCAGTGTCTACGGCGGTTACACGCAGCCCGCGTCGCTTGAACTCCTGAGCGACCCTAGTAGTGCCAGTGAACAAGTCCAGGGCCGACTTGGCCTCAACTGCCGTAGCGATCGCGCCCAGAACGGGAACGAGCCGCCTTTTCGAGCCCAGGTACTTGATCACTTCACAGGGCGGCCCTAATTACGTTTGGCCTTGGGTCCGCCGCCCTTGCCGCCGCCCTTGCCGCCGCCGTCGGTTCCAGCCTCCGTCGTGGCGGAGATGACCTGCCCTGGCGTGGCTACGTTGCCAGCGACGTCCACTGTGAAGACGGCGTAGGAGTACACAGTCCCGGACTTCAGGCCGCTGTCAGTGGCGCTTGTCGCCAGGAGGTCATCCAGCGGAACGTCCGTTCCCTTCCATGGCGCGCTGGGCGCGGTTGAGCCCTCGGCGCGGCGCACGACTACCTGAGCTAGGTCCAGATCGGCTGGGATATTCCAGGACAGCTGGATCGTGGACTGGCCGACGGACGTGACCGCGAGCCCGGTCACAGGTCCGGGCGGCGTCGTGTCCAGATCTCCGGCGTTGTCAGCGACATAGAGCAGCAGGTTTGGCGAACCAAGCCCACCGTCACTGAGGCGGCCCGCTGTGGCCTGCTCGCTCACCCACGCGTTCACAGACGAAGCCGACGCGGCCGGATGCACGCCGAGGAACGCGGCGACAGCGCCCGCCACATGGGGTGACGCCATGGACGTACCGTTCCAGGTCTGTACTGAGTCACCGGGTGTCATTGAGGTGATCCCGGACCCCGGCGCGAAAACATCGACGCAGGGTCCGAAGTTGCTGAATGAACTGCGGACGTCGCCAGATGTGGTGGCGCCGGTCGTTAGGGCATCGGGGGCCGCCGCTGGACTGAAATCACATGCGTCGGCATCGCTGTTTCCCGCGGCCACGGCAATGGGCGTGCCGGACGCCACTAGCCCGCTGACGGCTGAGTCGAGCGATGAGGAGCGGCCGCCGCCGAGGGATGCGTTGGCGACACTGGCAGCCGGTGCGTTGTCCGATATCCAGTTCAGCCCGCTGATGACGCCGGAGATTCGTCCGCTTCCGTTGCAGTCGAGAACGCGCACCGGGTGCACAATCGCCCCGGGCGCGACGCCGAAGCCATCCGAACCGGCTGCTGTACCAGCCACGTGTGTGCCGTGCCCGTTGCAGTCAGTCGTGATGTTGCGGCCCTTGACGAAGTTCGCACCCGCTCCGACCCTTCCGGTCAGGATGGCTGTCTCGGTAATGCCCGTGTCCACGACATAGATGTGCGTACCGGCGCCCTTCAACGGAGACGTGTTAGCCCCATCAAGCGGGAGGTCCCGCTGGTCGATCCGGTCGATGCCCCACGACGATGTGTCGCTGGCCTGAACGATTCCGTCTTTCTCAACATTCGTGACCCCAGGGATCTGCCGCAGAGTCTTCGCGACTGACGCTGTGGCCTCGACAACGAGGCCGTTGAACGCCTTGCCGCGCAGCCTGGTCTGGATTCCGACCGACCCAGGGAGCCGGTTGGCGACTTCGGTGACCGACTGCTGGGTGGTCGTGGTGACTATGTAGCGATCAGCGGGTTGGCTCGTAGCCTTGCCCGCTGCGGCGGAAACAGATGCCGTTGCCAACACCAACGCGGTGGCGACGATGCCCCCCAGGACCCGGTACCCAGACTTCCCCATGCTGTTCCTCCTAGCGTTTCGATCTGACCATTAGAGCATGTTAGTCCGCTTGCCACGAAAATCTGGCGAGGTTCGTCGGTCACACAACGAAGTCAGGCCGCGGCCGCGTCGGCCTTGCGTGTGAGCACCCAAGCGGCCATGAAAGTAGTGAGCGGTACGGCCGCGACAATCCCTAACCCGCCAACAAGCGAACGGACGACTTCTTGGGCCACGAGCTCGGTGGTCAGCGACTGGGACGCGGGAGCCTCGGACATGATGAGGATCAGGAACAGCGGAAGGGCCGCCCCGATGTAGGCCAGCACGAGAGTGTTGACGGTGGCTGCGACATGGTCCCGCCCGACTCTCATCCCGGCCGCGTAGAGCCGCCGTAGGGCGATCACCGCTCCCGTCAGGGCCACACCTGTGCGCACGTTGAAGCCGTGAGCCAATCCCATGCTGGCGATGACTATCGCCGCCGCGCCGACGGCCGCCACTGGGACAGGGGGCGCGCCGAGTATCAGTGCGGGAAGTACGAACACCGCCAGGATCGCGATCGACACAGCCAGGCCCGCGAGCGCCGCCACGCCTTTCCAGCGCGACAGCAGAACCACAGCCGCCGCAGACACCAGGACCAGGATCATCAGTGGCCGGTCCCGCTTGATGTCGACGAAGGAGAAAGTGGTCGAATCGGCCGCGTTCTCTACGTTGAGCTACAAGGGCGTGCCGGGCTCAAGGACCGGCGCCGCATTGCCCGCGTAGAGGTTGAACGCGGCGAGCTGATCCCGATACTCGTCGGTCGTGACCTTGGCTATGACGGTCTGGCAGTCCGCCATGGCTGGTTCGCAAGGCCGGATCTGCTCGACGACACCGGTGGCGTACTCCACGTGGCCCAGAGAGGGAGCGTCGGTGCGCGGCCAAAGCCAGACCATGCCCAGGACCGTCGCCACGATCAAGGGGATGAGGAGCCAGAGGACGTACTTCACGACACCGTGTGGGGTCTCGACAGGTCCGTGATCATGGACTGCGCCGTGATCATGAACTACTTCTATTCCGTGAGTGGCGAGGGTGGGTCTTTCGCGCCGCATGGTCCGGTCACGGAGCTGATCACGTTCCGACATCGCCCACCCCTTGGTTTCGGGGCACACTACCCCGGATCTGGTGTACCGCAGCTGCAGTGCGGGTTACGTTTCGATGTCGTTGATCCGGGACGGTTGGAGTTCAACTCCGGTAGGTGCGGGCCTCGCCCGTTGCCACAACGCGGACCCTGTCACCCGGCTTCCGTTCGATCGGGCCGGGAACGCGCGCCCGGACGACGTCTCCGGTGTCGAGCGAGACGGTGGCGACGCTGTCGTGGCCGTGGTAGACGCTGTCGGTGACGTGGCCCAGGACTCCTGGCCCGTCTTCGGCGGAGGATTGATCGCCTGCATCGAAGACCGCGAGTTGCTCGGGTCGCAGGGCGACGACGACAGACTGGCCTTCCCGGGCCACGCTGATGGAACGTACTCGCCCCAGGGCGCACTCGACCAGCCCGGAAGCCCGCATGACTCCTGGCAGCTCGACGAGGTCTCCGACAAACCTCGCCGCTGCCAGATCCGTCGGAGACTCATACAGCTCGGACGGGGAGGCGTTCTGCACTATCTGTCCTTCGCGCACCAAGGCCACCCGATGGGCGATGGACAGCGCCTCCTCTTGGTCATGCGTGACCAGAACCGTGGTAGTCCCAAGACCGTTGAGCAGCGAGCGAACCTCCTCGCGCAACCGAACCCGCAGCGACGCGTCGAGCGCGGAGAACGGCTCATCCAGGAGCAGGACCTCGGGCTCCGGGGCGATAGCGCGCGCCAAGGCGACGCGCTGTTGCTGGCCACCGGAAAGGTCCTGCGGCCGTGTTCGCGCGTATCCGCTCATTCCAACCAGCGTCAGGACCTGGGCCGCCCGCTCGCGGGCATCTCGGCGGCCACGAAGACCGAAGATCACGTTGCCCACAACGTCCAGATGGGGGAAGAGCGCGCCCTCTTGCGGAACTATGCCCACGTGTCGTCTCTCGGGCGGAATCCAGACCCCGGGCCCGGCGACTACCCTGTCGCCGAACGTGACGCTGCCCGCGGAGGGCCTCAGGAAGCCGGCGAGAACCCGCAACAGCGTCGTCTTGCCCGAACCGCTTTCCCCAAGCACCGCCAGAAACTCACCGGACTCGACCCGCAGATTCAGGCCGTCAAGCACGGGTCCGCGTCCGTAGTCCGCGGTCAGCGCTGATACGTCAATGCCGCTCATACGTCCGCCGTACTCAGTGCCAGATCGGTGTCGGTCGGTTCCGGGCCAGCCTTACCCGCGAGCGACTGTCGAGCTGCGGCGGTCATAGTCCGCGACAGTAGCCAAGCTGGTATCGCCGCAAGTGCGATAAGGGCTATCGCGTATGGAGCGGCGGAGCCGTACGCGGCCACCGATGTGCGGGTCCACAGCTCCGTCGCCAGGGTGTCCAGTCCCGTCGGACGCAGCATGAGCGTGGCCGGGAGTTCCTTCATCGCCGTCAGCAACACCAGCAGGCCGCTCGCGGCGACGCCGGGCAGGGAGAGTCGCAGAGTCGTCTGCGTCCAGGCACGCCACGGTCCGCGACCCAACGTGCGAGCGGTCTGCTCAAGAGCTGGCGGAACCGCCGCGACGGCCGTGCGCGTGCCACCGATCGCCTTCGGCAGGAACAGGACGGCGTAGGCGATCGCCAGCGTGATCACGGTCTGGTAGGCGCCCGGGAACAGATTCAGGGTCAAGAAGACCAAAGACAGCCCAACGACGACACCGGGCAGCGCGTGTCCGGCGTACGACACCGTTTCCAGTGTTCGTGACACCGGCGTTCGGTAGCGGGCAGCTAGGACACCGACGGGGATCGCCAGTGCGACAGCTACCCCGGCACCTAGCGCGGATACCCCGATCGTAGAGATGGCCGCCGACACTAGTTCCCCAGCCTGAAGCGGGAACCTGCTCCCCTGCGCGAGCCGCATTACTAGTGAGACAGCAGGAACGCCCAGCGCCAAAATCGCGATCGTAGTGAGCCAGGCCAGCGCTGCGATGCGCTGAGCGCCGGTAAGACGCGTCCGCTCGGCTGGCCGACTCGCGCCGGAAGACACTGACCAGCGACGCCCAGCCCCACGCACCCGCCGTTCCACAAGCACAAGGGCTAGAGCGAGTGCCACTAGCACCAGGGCGAGCACCGCGGCGCTAGTGCGGTCGAAACTCGCCCGGTATGAGGTGTAGATGACACGGGTGAACGCGTCAACCCGGAAGATCGCGACCGCGCCGAAGTCGGACAGTACATACAGGCCGACCAAGAGTGCACCGGCCGCCGTCGCCGGCCAGGCCTGCGGAAACGTAGCGCTGAGGAACGCGGACAATGGGCGTCGCCCCAGGGATCGGGCGACTTCCTCAAGCCCGGCGTCGGCTGAGTGAAGAGCAGCCGCGGTTGGGATCACAACGTACGGCAAGGAGACCAGCGTCAGCACGAGCGAGGCGGCCCAGAACCCCGACATGGCCGGGAATTGGGATATCCACGCATAG is a genomic window containing:
- a CDS encoding DNA adenine methylase; this translates as MIKYLGSKRRLVPVLGAIATAVEAKSALDLFTGTTRVAQEFKRRGLRVTAVDTASYAKVLADTYIASDATEVDKDHLSDAIDELNRLPGQPGYFTETFCVRSRYFQPHNGARVDAIRDRIELDYAGTALYPILLTALMLAADRADSTTGLQMAYLKSWAQRSYKDLHISCPELLSGPGAAVMGDALQVTPQLGRVDLAYLDPPYNQHRYFTNYHVWETLVRWDAPAHYGVACKRVDAREAETRSDFNSKRTMPGALRAAIGAAAAETLIVSYNNEAWVTADELLQWCGEGREAATLLRFDSKRYVGAQIGIHDPNGRKVGRVSHLRNVEYLVVAGSREKVAAAVDSSRT
- a CDS encoding iron ABC transporter permease, with the translated sequence MITGQRAGRTLVALSVVTALVAVAPLVYLVVRVIDAGIPQAVAVLLRPLTLQTAATSVALVVVVVTACVIVGVPTAWLLTRCDLPLPAAWLGLMALPLAVPSYVAAYAWISQFPAMSGFWAASLVLTLVSLPYVVIPTAAALHSADAGLEEVARSLGRRPLSAFLSATFPQAWPATAAGALLVGLYVLSDFGAVAIFRVDAFTRVIYTSYRASFDRTSAAVLALVLVALALALVLVERRVRGAGRRWSVSSGASRPAERTRLTGAQRIAALAWLTTIAILALGVPAVSLVMRLAQGSRFPLQAGELVSAAISTIGVSALGAGVAVALAIPVGVLAARYRTPVSRTLETVSYAGHALPGVVVGLSLVFLTLNLFPGAYQTVITLAIAYAVLFLPKAIGGTRTAVAAVPPALEQTARTLGRGPWRAWTQTTLRLSLPGVAASGLLVLLTAMKELPATLMLRPTGLDTLATELWTRTSVAAYGSAAPYAIALIALAAIPAWLLSRTMTAAARQSLAGKAGPEPTDTDLALSTADV
- a CDS encoding YibE/F family protein, with product MILVLVSAAAVVLLSRWKGVAALAGLAVSIAILAVFVLPALILGAPPVPVAAVGAAAIVIASMGLAHGFNVRTGVALTGAVIALRRLYAAGMRVGRDHVAATVNTLVLAYIGAALPLFLILIMSEAPASQSLTTELVAQEVVRSLVGGLGIVAAVPLTTFMAAWVLTRKADAAAA
- a CDS encoding S8 family serine peptidase, with amino-acid sequence MGKSGYRVLGGIVATALVLATASVSAAAGKATSQPADRYIVTTTTQQSVTEVANRLPGSVGIQTRLRGKAFNGLVVEATASVAKTLRQIPGVTNVEKDGIVQASDTSSWGIDRIDQRDLPLDGANTSPLKGAGTHIYVVDTGITETAILTGRVGAGANFVKGRNITTDCNGHGTHVAGTAAGSDGFGVAPGAIVHPVRVLDCNGSGRISGVISGLNWISDNAPAASVANASLGGGRSSSLDSAVSGLVASGTPIAVAAGNSDADACDFSPAAAPDALTTGATTSGDVRSSFSNFGPCVDVFAPGSGITSMTPGDSVQTWNGTSMASPHVAGAVAAFLGVHPAASASSVNAWVSEQATAGRLSDGGLGSPNLLLYVADNAGDLDTTPPGPVTGLAVTSVGQSTIQLSWNIPADLDLAQVVVRRAEGSTAPSAPWKGTDVPLDDLLATSATDSGLKSGTVYSYAVFTVDVAGNVATPGQVISATTEAGTDGGGKGGGKGGGPKAKRN
- a CDS encoding ABC transporter ATP-binding protein — encoded protein: MSGIDVSALTADYGRGPVLDGLNLRVESGEFLAVLGESGSGKTTLLRVLAGFLRPSAGSVTFGDRVVAGPGVWIPPERRHVGIVPQEGALFPHLDVVGNVIFGLRGRRDARERAAQVLTLVGMSGYARTRPQDLSGGQQQRVALARAIAPEPEVLLLDEPFSALDASLRVRLREEVRSLLNGLGTTTVLVTHDQEEALSIAHRVALVREGQIVQNASPSELYESPTDLAAARFVGDLVELPGVMRASGLVECALGRVRSISVAREGQSVVVALRPEQLAVFDAGDQSSAEDGPGVLGHVTDSVYHGHDSVATVSLDTGDVVRARVPGPIERKPGDRVRVVATGEARTYRS